TCCACGGAATGGCGGTTAGCCTTCTTCACGATCATGGAACGGCCGCGGAGGTAATCAGCGTGCTTCTTGAGCACTGCTGGATATTCATTCACGTCGGCGGTGATGAGGTGGTTCTTCATGCCAAGGTGCTTGAACCAGAAAAGGGAAAGCTGGTTCAGGATCTTGCCCTTGCCCGGAATCGGGGTCGGGAGAACCACGTCGAATGCGGAAAGACGGTCGCTAGCGACCATCAGGAAGCTGTCGCCGAGGTCGTACATGTCGCGTACTTTACCCTGGTGGAACAGCGGAACTTCGGTAATGGGGGTTTCGAATTTTAAGCTCATAGTATCCCAAATTTAGCAATTTAGTGGCGGGTGGCTAGGGGGTGGAGCCGTGTTTCGCTATATCAAACGCTTTGTTGCATATAGAAAATTATTTTGTGGAATTTTTTATAAAACGCTTAAAATATTAAAAATTTAAATATTTTGTTGCGTGAAATATTGACTTTGCAAAACAGAATGGCTATATTGTGAATGAGAAAACATGGTGGTTTCCTAAAAGGAGAAGATTATGAGAATGCTTTCGATTGTTGCTTGCTCTGCGTTTGCCGCACTGATGTTTGTTGCTTGTAGTGATGATTCGGTGACGGCTGCTGTTCCGCTTGCTGGTGGCGCTGGTCAAGGGGGTGGAGTCGCGTTGGATTCCACACGCAATATATCTGTCGCGTTTAAGGGTTGTTTTGACTATTCATATAATGACGCCCTGAAAAAAACGGCTGCGGAAAATCCCAAAGCCTATTTGGTTACCGACGATGCGGGATATCATGTGGTTATTCTGGACATGGCTGGAACTTGCGGTTATGAAAACATTGTATTCAATAACCAACGTGTACTTGATACGTTAAAAATCAATTTTGAAGGTAATCCTGCAGAATGTAGGTGTATTAATGATGTATGGTTCAATATTGATCCATTGGATGCCGATATCAAGTATTTGGTATATCAGAATGCTGTTTATGAAGTCGTGGCGGGACCGCTTCCTGTACAGTCTTCTTCGAGTGATTTTTTGACGCCGTCCTCATCTTCAATTGAGGTGGCTTCCTCTTCGGATGTGGCGCAGTCTTCGTCGTCTGAGGTTTCGTCTTCTTCTGCAGCGGAGGATCCGTCCCGTGTGATTGTTACGGATGCAGTGGCGCAGTGCGAAGACCGTCGTACGTTTGATGACCCGATGCTCGATGGTTCTGCGTCTGCAGAGTCGTTTACGCGTGAAAAAAGTGATGCCGCGCTCCCGCCGGTCGCTTACCGCTATGTGTCTACAGAAAATGTTGGTTTTACGATAAAGAATGTTACGATGACTTGCAATGTTTCCATTGACAGCCTTGAAATCACAACGGCTGATAATACAATTTATGTCAATGCGAAATACGACTTCACAAATGCGCAGAGGTGCTTGTGCCGTTCGGAAATTACATTCAGCGTGAAAATTGACCCTCCTTATAATACGGCTGAATATCTTGTTCTAAATGATGGCAGTAGCACCAATTTCGACAATAAAATGGAAGTTGTCGATTTAGATGTTATTCGCGTTGACGATATTTCTAATAGTGATTTTTAAACAAAGATAGCAGTGCTAAAAAGCCTCCCTTCGGGGAGGCTTTCATGCTTTTAAACTTTGGATGAATTTTTGATTTCCATTTTCTTGTGGTACATGATTTCGTCGGCTCGCTTGAATACGTTGTCGACTGTATCGCCGGGCTTGTATTCTGCCATACCAAAAGCGACAGAATAGCGCTCCCACGGCTTTCGTGAATTGTTATTTTGTGCCTTTTTAAATTCCGACTCGATGACTTTGATTAACTTGTCTCTATTCTTGTAATCACTGTTTTGCAGCAGGACTACAAATTCATCGCCACCGACTCTGTAAATGGGGGATTGCTTATAAATGTTGCAGAATATATGGCAGCAACCTAAGATGTATTTGTCTCCGCAGTCGTGGCCATAGTGGTCGTTGACTTCCTTGAGATCGTTGAGGTCAATCATGACAAATCCAAATATGGCGCCACCCTTTTCGATTTGTTCTTGCAAAGATTCCTTCATCTTGTCGTAAGCGACCTTGCTGTTGACGTGGGTCAAGGCATCCTTGAAGGCTAGTTGAGTCATGTCTTCGGCTTGTTCCTGGGCAGAGCGCGCCTGTTCTTCAGCTTCTAGAAGACCTTGGACGTAAGTGCGCATGTCCTGCGACATCTGCGATATAGCGTTCGAGAGCGATTCGACTTCGTTGTTTGTGTGGATGTTTGGGGCGTCGAATATAAGTTCGTCGGGCGACTTTTTGCCGCGGCTCTTTTCGGCAAAATTGCGGGCGCTCTTTTCGAGTTCAAGAATCGGTCCTGTTACGTTGCGGCGCAACCAGGCTAATAGAATCAGTGCGAAGAGTAATCCGAGACCCAGTGTCAGTGTAACGTTGTATAAAACGTAATTGTTGACGGTCTTGTGAAGCTCAGAAATGGATATGTCTGCGCAGATGACGCCGAAATGGACACCCAACGAATTGACGTACGGTTTACAGGCGGTGTAGGCGGGTCCCCATTCGGAATCTTCTTCGAAGTATGAAATTTCATCCTTGGTCATTGCCTTGGCGAATTTTCGAATTTCAGAAAGTTCATACGCGTCTGTGGGTTCCAGTAACTTCATGTCTTCTTCGCCACGTTCGCGTTCTGCCTTGCTTGTGGCGGAGCAGATATTGTACATGGAATCGTTACGCACGAAAAGGGAGTAGAGGTAGAACAGCTCGAAATCGTCGACCATGCCGTTGAGCAACTGTTGCACGTCGTTGTACTTTTCAGTCTTTTGGCCCGTTATGGTGTTCTGGTAAAGGTCGTCCATGTCTATGCGGTTGGTGGCATAGTTTAGGATGTTGCTGAGCTTGTCGTCGTAGCGTTTATAAAGCGACTGGGAGTAGGTGAGGTACGCCTGGATCGAAAGTAGAAAGCACATGAATGCGATAAAGACGGCGCTACCCAGAATAAGACTTCTATGAATCGTTTTCTTATGAGTCATTTCGTTCTCCTTCAAGGTAAAAATAAATCTTTAGGGACGAAATGTAAATCTTATTGTACAAAAACGGCGCTTTTTACAGGAAATGTAAACTATAGTGTGATTTTTGTCGTTCTCGACCGGTGTAACCCTATTTTTGTGAATTTTCGACAGGCGTGTTTATACGACTTTATTTGTCGCGTGCGCTTTCTATATATGAGTCATCGAAAGATTGATTTAATCTCTTTACATATTTAGTGTAGAAAACGATATATAATTGCGGCTTAAAATGAGATTGCCGTTTGAAAGGAGGTTTTATGAGAGATAATTACTTCGGTCGTGTCTTAAATTCCCTGAATACCGAATGCACCCGCAAAAACTTTGAACTCGATTTCGTGACGCTCAAGAGCTATGAATACTGGATTCGCATGATGCGAATTTGCAAAAGCTACCCGGATGCCGACGACTGCATTGCAATCATCTCCAAAGAACGCGCCTCCCGCGTGCTGAAAGACCTCTCGGAACATTTCGAAAAGCTTAACGCCGAAGAAGACCGCCTCCCGCTTCATGCAAAAAAGCGCTTTATCAAGGAATCGAACGGGAATTATGCCGGCAAGAGGCTCCGCTGCAACGAAGAGAGCGAAGAAATGAGCGTTGCCTACCAGCGCCGCCAAATGGCTGTCGTGCGTTTCAACGACGTCATTGACCGTTCCTGCTCTGTCCGCGAAATTACGGATTTCGTGCGCAATTACCTGTGCGGCGAAGGCATTTTCGACCAGCAGTCGCAAAAGGTTTTCTACGATAGCATTGTCCGTGAACTGCTCGGTTTTCTGGAAGAGAACAGAGACGTGCATGACGCTTATTACAAGCGCCTTGAAATCGTGCAGAAGTCGTTCAATTTGACCGATGACGAAATGGAAATCATGATGTTCTCGTGGATTTTCTTCAACAAGGAACAGTGCAGTTCGCTTTTGGAGATGATCGGCTCCCGCAGGTTCAGAGGTGCAGTGCTTCCGGACATTTTCCCGCAGCTTTATCCAGACGTGGACTTCGAAAACGCTGTTTCGAACAAGGGTACGCTCAAGCAGATGGGCATTCTTGACGAAGACCTCGATATTTCCAAGCGCATCGGCATGTTCCTGGACGGTCATTCCGGTAACGATTTGGACAGCCTCTATTTTAGAGTCTATGAAGGCGATGCTGTTCCGTTCAAGAAACTCTGCAACGGCAATCCGAAAGTGGAACTGGCATTTAACATGCTCAAACATGCCAATGTTGGTGAAGGCTTGAACCTTTTCTTCTATGGTGTCGAAGGTACGGGCAAAACTGAACTTGCCAAAGCTATCGCGAAAAAACTCAATCGCCCGCTCGTGCTTACGAACATTAGCATTGTCGGTGAACATCGCGAAAGCAAGGAAAACTCTGTCGTCCGCAGTCGCATGGGGAGTATTCTTTATGCTGCCACAAAGTTCCAGAAAAAGAAGGCGATTCTCCTCGTGGATGAATCTGACGTCATTCTCAACTGTTGCGAAAAAGGTAGTCTCAACTTTTTCCTCGAACAGATCAAGGTTCCCGTCATCTGGATTTCGAATACCACGCGCTGGATTGAAAACAGCACGCTCCGCAGGTTTAATTACTCCATCCATTTCGACCGCCCCGATGCCGAAAAGCGTTTACAGGTTTGGGAATCTGTGGTAAGCGAACATGGTGCATCGTCCATCATTCCGCAAGATGTTGTGAAGCGATTCTCCGAAGAATTACAAATTACCGCAGGCGGCATCACGCAAGCCATTGTCGGTGCTAAAAAACTCGTAGAATCTGGTTGCAAGATTGATCCCATCAAGGCAATCCGTACCATTGCCGAAGCGCAATCGGAGCTGTTGGACTTGGACATGGTTTATGCCAACCGCGACAAGGAAAGCCGTTCGCCCACGTACCTGCTCGATGCGCTGAACATCGATGCAGACATGAAGAACGTGCTGAAAGTCATGAGCGCGTTTGACGAAAAGTGGAAACAGATGCAAGATGGTGACCGCCCGGATAGTCTTAACATGCTCCTCTACGGCGCTCCTGGCACCGGCAAGACGGAATTCGCCAAGCACATCGCTCGTACGCTCGGTCGCAAGCTCATCATCAAGCGCACAAGCGACTTGCTGAACAGCTACGTCGGTGAAACCGAAAAAGCCATCCGCAAGATGTTCAAGGAAGCCGAAGAAGCTAAGGCAATCCTCTTCCTCGATGAAGCCGATAGCTTGATTCGTGACCGCAGCGGTGCATCGCGCAATTGGGAAGTGACCCAGGTGAACGAAATGCTCACGCAAATGGAAAATTTCAAGGGAATCTTCATTGCCGCCACCAACTTCGAAGGCGAACTCGACACTGCATCGCGCAGACGCTTTGCGCTCAAAGTCAAGTTCGGCTACCTCAAGCCGGAAGGCATTGAATCGTTGTGGAGCGGATTCTTCCCGAGCGTACAAATGCCTGAAGCAGCCCGCAACTTGCGCATGCTCACTCCGGGTGATTTCAACGCTGTCTACAGCACGCTCCGTTTCTACGACGAAAGCGAACTCACTGCAGACCGCATCATGGACGCTCTAAAGGCGGAAATCGCCTACAAGGACAGTCGCGAAGGTCGAACGATGGGACTGTAGAAAAAATGGGGGACATTCATTACCGTGAATGTCCCCACAAATTTATAGTTGCCGTTCGTTATGATTCAAGTCCAAGCTCTTCCATAAGTTTCTTGGTTATCTGCGAAATCATGTATTTGCCCATATTATTCCGCCCTTCCCAAGAATCAAGGCAAAGCTGCATTGTTCTCTTTAATTCGTCATTGTCCTTAAAATGCAATGGCGTGCTCGACTGGCTAAATGTTTGCTGCAAAATTTCAGTCAGCGGAATGTTTTCCACAAAACGACCGACTGATTCTCGTTGCTTGTTGTCAATATCGACATGTTCCCTGAACGCATTTTGCGAAGCAGCTTCCTTGACGATAATAGATTTTTGATTAAACGCCTTGGCGAGTTTCTGTACATTCTTGAAGAAGTCAGGCTTACTGTTTGTATTGATAAATACATAGCAGTCATTGCATGTTGCTATGACATAACGCAACTTGAGTGCCACCGCATAGAGCTTGCGATCCCAATAGCGCCGGTACATCAGCGGGACAAAACCGATATTTTTGTATTCTTCGCTCTCTGCGTACTCTCGAATTTTGCTAAAAATACCGTCGTTTACGCTTTCAATGTTTTGGGGGAATCTGCTGATAATAGCGCATTCGAATGGTTCGAAATATTTTGAGATATTATCGACAGCGGCGCCATCGATGGCAATTGGGATTTGCTTCTGCGGCTGGTCTTGAATGCTTACTAAATAATGCTTGTGCTGATTCAAGTCGTTGACCAAAAGTTCCTTATCACGGGTTTGACCTCGTTGATTGTCAAGAATACATTTTGCCAGGGTGAGGAGTTCTTTCGACGAAAGTTCGTTTATTTCTAAAGTTGCGGAATGGTTGTCGTACATTTCGCCCGATTCTTGGTTTATAAAATGCCCCTTGAAAATACCATCGTTGCTGAAATCGTTGTAGTCTATAACGACTTCATCACGTTTCTTGCCGAAGAGTCGCGCCCAGAAACTGCGATGAAAAATCTGTGCTCGGTTGTATCTCAAGAAACTTGATACAACGGACAAATCTGGCTTGAATTGCAAATCCGCCGGGTAGGTAATCACTCCGCCAAGATTGTCGATTTGTTGACGTTCAGTCTCTGGATGAATGGTTTTATCGAATTCGTAGGCGTTAGCTGCGCCTATTCCCTTGATTTCTTTGATGACGAACTTTTTCGGTTTTAAATCTATTTTTAGCGTGTATCTCATATTAGCTCCTTACTTTTTCGCTGATCTTATAAACTTTTTGAGCTGTTTATCACTTATTTTGAGAAAATCTGGCACAGGGATCGGAGCTAACCTTAGTTCTATCACAGGCTCCTGAAGTAAATTTTCCCCCATTTCGATTAGCCATTTTTCTTCAGATTCCCTTTCGAGAATCGGAACGGCTTTTTCAAGTACGGCCTTCCACTGCGGCAGCAGCTCGTTTGAAAATCCGTAATAGATATTCTCGTCTATTTCCGCGATACAGCTCCGAAACCAATCAGCTTTACCGCTCTGTTCATCGGTTACATCCCACTTTTTTACAACATTCTCAAATTCTTCTCTGGAATCGAATCCAAAGATTCGCATCGAAGATGGCTCTTCAAGATATTCGTAAATCCGCTTGTAGTGGAAGACGTCTACGTCAAGCGACTCATTTTTCTGCGAAATAAAATCCATCGCACAAATATTTGGAATCGGGAATGCTCCACTTTTTACGAAAAACTTTTCGGAACCGCTCACCTCGACCCAATAGGGTTTGCCACATTTTTCAATTAATTCGTGAGGGCTTAGATTTTTCAGTTCTATTTTCAGTTGTTCACGTTCATTTTTCAAAGGCTCAAGATGCTCGTCAATTTGCCTTTTCAACAACGTAGCCTGATCTTTGAACAGCTTTGTTAAAGCGCGCCTGAGTTCCTGCACATCGTGACTAGCTGTTGCTCTATCTGCTTCCATCAATAAATTTGTCAGTTTGGTTCTGCCATCGGCGGCAAAGCCTAACCATAGAGTACACTCGACACCGACTGCGGGAAAGATATCCCGAATCTTCTGGAAACCCTTGAGGGCTTGATGTCTTTTTTCCTCAGAATCGTTTTCGTTTTTCGTGAAGGATTCGAGTTCTTCTTGCTTGTTGGCAAAAGTCTTTTCATAATCATCCGAAGCCATGTGTTGCAGGCGTTCCATGATTCCGATTGTCCGATTAATCATATCAATAGCGATTATCGCTGCCTTGACTTTGTTATCAATACTATCAAGATTCGGGCTGGTCGTTGGCTCAGAATCGTGATCAAATTCCATCCCATCGAACCAACAAAAAGAAACCAGCTCAAGGTGCGCCTTGTGTAACATCGCGCGCTTGTCTTCAAAAAACGCCAGTTCTTTCTGAACGGCTATGATGTCATTTTTTATTTGCTGTAGCGTTCTCATTGAAAACCTCATTCCTTAATGGAATCTATTGAGCTTTTACCGTAAATCCGCTTTTGTGCGTGAAGTGCAGAGGAATCTTTTTTGTGGAATTGTCTGCAATTTTGATGATTGTTAGGAAGGCTCGGTCGAGCAACCAAACGTTATTTGATTCTTGTGCAATTCCTGTGACTTCATTAAGGTCGGACTGTTGAACGGGGGACTGTTCGGCAGATTTTATGCGGCTTAGCGGGCAAAGAAGTAAAATGGAAATGTTCAATTCCATAGCGAGATTTTTCAGCGCCCAAGTCGCCATCTTTAATGATTCCGCCTTGTTTGAACCAGAACGAATTTTCAGCAAATGCAGGTAATCTATGATTAACACATCTAATGATTTTAGTTGTTTATAGAGTCTTGCTTTCTGGGCAAGTTCTGTAAGGCTCATATCGGTAGCGTCTTCAATTCGTAGATGCGAATGCATAATTTTACCCACCGCCGTCACGAGCATTTGAGTCTCGGTTTTATCAAGGGCTTCTTCGCAAATTTTACAATAGTCTACATTGGCGTACTGGCAAAGGAGCTGATCGCCACGCCGCATTCCACAGTTATCCAAGTTGAAATAGACAACGCCTTTGCCGTCATCCAGTGCCGCGCTCGCTGCAACGTTCAATGCGAATGTCCTGATTCCGACACCTGGGCGCGATGCCAGAATCGTCAATTCACCCTTGCGAAGACGATTTGCCCAATCTGCCTTACCCGTGTAAGAGCGTTCCATTTCGGCTTGCAACTTTTTCAGATTATCGATTTTTTGCGGCAGAATTTTTTCGAGGCATTTCTTTTGCTTCACAAAAATTTTATGAATTGCATCTTCGAGCGAAAGCGGCTCCAACAGCAATGCGGCGCATTGTGCGTTACCCGAATATTCGTTTAGTTGTTTTTGTGCAGGCTCGTCAAATTCACGCCAAATGCTAGGATTCGGGAACCACTGTGCAATACTTGTAAGCGCGAACTTGTGCGTGTCCTGTAGCATTCCTCGATTTTTTGCAGCATTTTCTATGCAATCTTTGTCGAATGCACCAACGATTGTCTGCATTGTTTCGTAGGCGCGAATAGCTCGCGTCATCTTGTCTAGCGATTTAGCTTTGTCAGTGGAGCTTTCGTCAATTCCGTCGGCGGACGGAAATTCCTTTTCGGCTGGGGCGTATGCCGGGTCGAATTCATTGCAATCGTCTTCAAAGACCAAGTCCAGCGAATCGCATAGATAACCGTAAAATTCTCGCACGTAATTGTAGTAGCGGAAAGCTTTGTTGATTTCATTTTCTGCTAACGATTCAAAACTATCTGTCATCTTGTCTTCGAACATAAAAACTCCTTTGCTTGCTTGTAAATATATTATGCCTATACGACAATTGCTGACGTATGAAACGGGCGGACAATTACCCACTCGTAGGAATATATGTGACGCGATTCCGTTTTAACTTCTTAATCCACTTGGAGTTTTCTTCGTAACTTCTTTTTCCGCTGAGCACCCAGAGTACATCGATTGGGCGCTTGGTGTTGAATTTGGGCGGCGCGGCGTAACCATCGCTAAAGTAGATGACTCCGTCATATTCGGGGTGTGCGCAGTAATAATCAGCTGCAGGCTGAAAACTTGTTCCTCCTCGGCCCCTGATTTTTATGGACTTGCGCGCCTTTTTTAATGGTTCGGGTTCGCCTTGAATTTTCGCATCGAATTGCAAAACGTCGAGCTTTTCGATGCCGTATTTGAAGAGCCTATTTATTACCGAGAAAAAGTTTTGCAAGCTCTTATCGGTGACGGATCCGCTTACGTCAACTGCAATCAGCAGGTTTGTCGAAAGCTCGTATCGGCTGCCCATGGCGTTAAAGCTGAAACGTCGATTGGGGCGC
This is a stretch of genomic DNA from Fibrobacter sp. UWB13. It encodes these proteins:
- a CDS encoding GGDEF domain-containing protein; the protein is MTHKKTIHRSLILGSAVFIAFMCFLLSIQAYLTYSQSLYKRYDDKLSNILNYATNRIDMDDLYQNTITGQKTEKYNDVQQLLNGMVDDFELFYLYSLFVRNDSMYNICSATSKAERERGEEDMKLLEPTDAYELSEIRKFAKAMTKDEISYFEEDSEWGPAYTACKPYVNSLGVHFGVICADISISELHKTVNNYVLYNVTLTLGLGLLFALILLAWLRRNVTGPILELEKSARNFAEKSRGKKSPDELIFDAPNIHTNNEVESLSNAISQMSQDMRTYVQGLLEAEEQARSAQEQAEDMTQLAFKDALTHVNSKVAYDKMKESLQEQIEKGGAIFGFVMIDLNDLKEVNDHYGHDCGDKYILGCCHIFCNIYKQSPIYRVGGDEFVVLLQNSDYKNRDKLIKVIESEFKKAQNNNSRKPWERYSVAFGMAEYKPGDTVDNVFKRADEIMYHKKMEIKNSSKV
- a CDS encoding AAA family ATPase, whose amino-acid sequence is MRDNYFGRVLNSLNTECTRKNFELDFVTLKSYEYWIRMMRICKSYPDADDCIAIISKERASRVLKDLSEHFEKLNAEEDRLPLHAKKRFIKESNGNYAGKRLRCNEESEEMSVAYQRRQMAVVRFNDVIDRSCSVREITDFVRNYLCGEGIFDQQSQKVFYDSIVRELLGFLEENRDVHDAYYKRLEIVQKSFNLTDDEMEIMMFSWIFFNKEQCSSLLEMIGSRRFRGAVLPDIFPQLYPDVDFENAVSNKGTLKQMGILDEDLDISKRIGMFLDGHSGNDLDSLYFRVYEGDAVPFKKLCNGNPKVELAFNMLKHANVGEGLNLFFYGVEGTGKTELAKAIAKKLNRPLVLTNISIVGEHRESKENSVVRSRMGSILYAATKFQKKKAILLVDESDVILNCCEKGSLNFFLEQIKVPVIWISNTTRWIENSTLRRFNYSIHFDRPDAEKRLQVWESVVSEHGASSIIPQDVVKRFSEELQITAGGITQAIVGAKKLVESGCKIDPIKAIRTIAEAQSELLDLDMVYANRDKESRSPTYLLDALNIDADMKNVLKVMSAFDEKWKQMQDGDRPDSLNMLLYGAPGTGKTEFAKHIARTLGRKLIIKRTSDLLNSYVGETEKAIRKMFKEAEEAKAILFLDEADSLIRDRSGASRNWEVTQVNEMLTQMENFKGIFIAATNFEGELDTASRRRFALKVKFGYLKPEGIESLWSGFFPSVQMPEAARNLRMLTPGDFNAVYSTLRFYDESELTADRIMDALKAEIAYKDSREGRTMGL
- a CDS encoding DnaB-like helicase C-terminal domain-containing protein, producing MFEDKMTDSFESLAENEINKAFRYYNYVREFYGYLCDSLDLVFEDDCNEFDPAYAPAEKEFPSADGIDESSTDKAKSLDKMTRAIRAYETMQTIVGAFDKDCIENAAKNRGMLQDTHKFALTSIAQWFPNPSIWREFDEPAQKQLNEYSGNAQCAALLLEPLSLEDAIHKIFVKQKKCLEKILPQKIDNLKKLQAEMERSYTGKADWANRLRKGELTILASRPGVGIRTFALNVAASAALDDGKGVVYFNLDNCGMRRGDQLLCQYANVDYCKICEEALDKTETQMLVTAVGKIMHSHLRIEDATDMSLTELAQKARLYKQLKSLDVLIIDYLHLLKIRSGSNKAESLKMATWALKNLAMELNISILLLCPLSRIKSAEQSPVQQSDLNEVTGIAQESNNVWLLDRAFLTIIKIADNSTKKIPLHFTHKSGFTVKAQ